One region of Triticum aestivum cultivar Chinese Spring chromosome 6B, IWGSC CS RefSeq v2.1, whole genome shotgun sequence genomic DNA includes:
- the LOC101669843 gene encoding calnexin homolog, translating into MTGGRAVLLLVVSALFAQIHASDPLFHESFDEGFEGSWVVSGKEEYSGAWKHEKSDGHEDYGLLVSEPARKYAIVKELDSPVTLKDGTVVLQFEVRLQNGLECGGAYLKYIRPQEAGWDAKEFDNDTPYTIMFGPDKCGSTNKVHFILKHKNPKTGKYVEHHLKSPPSVPYDKLSHVYTAILKPDNEVRILVDGEEKSKANFLSADDFEPALIPSKTIPDPDDKKPEDWDERAKIPDPAAVKPDDWDEDAPTEILDEEATKPEGWLDDEPEEVDDPEAAKPEDWDDEEDGEWEAPKIDNPKCEEAPGCGEWKRPMKQNPAYKGKWHAPMIDNPAYKGIWKPQEIPNPEYFELDKPDFDPIAAIGIEIWTMQDGILFDNILIADDEKVATAILEKTWKPKFDVEKEKQKAEEAAAADSEDLSEFQKKIFSVLYKIADIPFLEPYKIKIIDVIEKGEKQPNITISILASAAVILVTVLFRTLFGGKKPVAPVKPIAEVKKPSATEADAAGSSGDNEKEDDTTAPRRRSRRET; encoded by the exons atgacggGCGGGCGCGCGGTGCTCCTGCTGGTGGTCTCGGCGCTGTTCGCGCAGATCCACGCGTCGGATCCG CTGTTTCACGAGTCCTTCGACGAGGGCTTCGAGGGGAGCTGGGTCGTCTCCGGAAAGGAAGAGTACTCAG GTGCATGGAAGCACGAGAAGAGTGATGGCCATGAAGACTATGGTCTCCTTGTTAGCGAGCCAGCCAGGAAATATGCCATAGTCAAAGAGCTTGATAGCCCTGTTACTTTGAAGGATGGAACAGTTGTCCTGCAGTTCGAAGTGAGGCTTCAGAATGGCCTTGAGTGTGGAGGTGCTTATCTTAAGTACATTCGCCCTCAGGAGGCTGGATGGGATGCCAAGGAATTTGACAATGACACTCCTTACACAATTATGTTTGGTCCTGACAAGTGTGGTTCAACGAACAAGGTTCACTTCATCCTGAAGCACAAGAACCCCAAGACTGGCAAATATGTTGAACATCACCTTAAGTCCCCACCCTCTGTCCCATATGACAAGCTCTCTCATGTCTATACGGCTATCTTGAAGCCGGATAACGAGGTCAGAATTTTGGTTGACGGGGAGGAGAAGAGCAAAGCAAACTTCCTGTCCGCTGATGATTTTGAGCCAGCACTTATTCCATCAAAGACTATTCCTGACCCTGACGACAAGAAGCCAGAGGACTGGGACGAGAGAGCTAAAATCCCTGACCCAGCTGCAGTGAAGCCCGATGACTGGGATGAGGATGCCCCAACAGAAATTCTGGATGAGGAGGCCACCAAGCCAGAAGGATGGTTGGATGATGAGCCTGAGGAAGTTGATGACCCAGAGGCTGCTAAGCCCGAAGACTGGGATGATGAGGAGGATGGTGAATGGGAGGCACCGAAGATTGACAACCCCAAGTGTGAAGAGGCACCTGGATGTGGTGAATGGAAGAGGCCAATGAAGCAGAACCCTGCGTACAAGGGCAAGTGGCATGCACCCATGATTGACAACCCTGCCTACAAGGGAATCTGGAAGCCCCAAGAAATCCCCAACCCTGAATACTTTGAGCTTGACAAGCCTGACTTTGATCCGATTGCCGCTATTGGAATTGAGATCTGGACAATGCAGGATGGCATCCTTTTTGACAACATTCTTATCGCCGATGATGAGAAGGTAGCCACCGCCATCTTGGAGAAGACATGGAAGCCCAAGTTTGATGTTGAGAAGGAAAAGCAGAAGGCTGAGGAGGCTGCAGCAGCCGATTCAGAGGACCTTTCTGAGTTCCAG AAGAAGATCTTCAGCGTTTTGTACAAGATCGCCGACATTCCATTCTTGGAACCTTACAAGATCAAGATCATT GATGTTATTGAGAAGGGAGAGAAGCAGCCCAACATTACAATTTCGATCTTGGCCTCAGCCGCTGTCATCCTTGTGACTGTACTCTTCAGAACCCTTTTCGGTGGCAAGAAGCCAGTG GCACCTGTGAAGCCCATTGCCGAGGTCAAGAAGCCCAGTGCCACGGAAGCCGATGCCGCTGGAAGCAGCGGCGACAACGAGAAGGAGGATGACACAACCGCACCACGCAGAAGGTCGCGAagggagacgtag